In Bradyrhizobium sp. 1(2017), one DNA window encodes the following:
- a CDS encoding HNH endonuclease yields the protein MNAHVSQGSWPVLVLNADFRPLSYYPLSLWSWQDAIKAVFLDRVNIVAHYDQAVRSPTLEMQLPSVVSLKSFVKPTTHPAFTRFNVFLRDRFACQYCGSPEDLTFDHIIPRSKGGQTTWENVVAACSPCNLRKGNLTPAQAKMFPRQSAFAPTVHQLHRNGRMFPPNYLHDSWLDYLYWDTELDP from the coding sequence TTGAACGCACATGTCTCACAAGGCAGTTGGCCGGTGTTGGTGCTGAACGCGGACTTCCGGCCGCTGAGTTACTACCCACTGTCGTTGTGGTCGTGGCAAGACGCGATCAAGGCGGTGTTCCTCGACCGCGTCAACATCGTCGCACATTACGACCAGGCGGTTCGAAGCCCGACGTTAGAGATGCAGTTGCCGAGCGTCGTCTCGCTCAAATCCTTCGTCAAGCCGACCACCCATCCCGCCTTCACCCGGTTCAACGTCTTCCTGCGCGATCGTTTCGCCTGCCAATATTGCGGCTCGCCCGAAGACCTCACCTTCGATCACATCATCCCGCGCAGCAAGGGCGGCCAGACCACTTGGGAGAACGTGGTCGCGGCGTGCTCGCCCTGTAACTTGCGCAAGGGCAACCTCACCCCGGCGCAAGCCAAAATGTTCCCGCGCCAGAGCGCATTCGCGCCGACCGTGCATCAGCTTCACCGCAACGGCCGCATGTTTCCGCCGAACTATCTGCACGACAGCTGGCTGGACTATCTGTACTGGGATACGGAACTGGATCCGTAG